In Osmerus eperlanus chromosome 17, fOsmEpe2.1, whole genome shotgun sequence, a single genomic region encodes these proteins:
- the LOC134037550 gene encoding uncharacterized protein LOC134037550 — MLPALNEYSMATGHRHPISGEWNNRDRHLLDSREIYCQDYDPWSHNENANQWNQGPCRTADHEFYRDVPVMYQPNPQMPYFHAYQQDIRTSQNSSLQWHNISGPYNQRLPNVTVHHSGQMLHSVSGWSNHCSSQRNWTTQETCNAHLKSRSYKWRWHHFSNKPPKGHFRGPVRGQSRTRSRSRCVVDLSSSSCVTVKSNVSTLNRSSLKIHSVNTVPCDKTSGKLAPPSQEDQSDLLQLADMGCLRNNKPDVKIPNTEKDPVCQELSPRTSSVCTMSKQSGFSSQYFPTDTGTPGHSVSVSATAQPRCSMPVCAVTDSAPSDTLDPSPVDQDVSEKQMISITLMELKWLRRRIETIFSHGEYNLNQDFAVEIMDVLQPGKSTKGCRDEDSPLCVEIQSNSRCMVVKTGPLFPPQVAVVTPLEQQVSYEHTESGVKVHESEQLSVVDKERRQSESGVKRQLALKSVLENSDCSFKGRPFTASGLVPVEETIVSKDSTCVRQWNLGEVKERVMDISSVSFIQYTLSKLRKMIDEFESLITPKENKENVKDALLNLFWGGDIQNLLTFNKRELAKDMVDALPVLSEDENTVILQAVKGVELEEFLDRYPTFRHNENNTPEHKSSWLNVNESVDDIDHDPGVAWLQHFIPKGLEAETIFIKHQVETNTVAETERGETESEMQTDTPTGVETDPKAQTGRKTEILKEAETDMNIEMGVEMHVEKDSQTEAVTKVNGARKTKRIDLLPESLIASEKDHISHSICPIKITCLNTEVAKKVFDQLQENSTCNIDSSVLLSGINGRNTTSSLNEEQIMNHKDTLGLLSSQEEPESSGTGKEPAVLQSSCCSYLIETPDGFELALNTEGLTKSSSEFQDRELRIIPVAEYFLLDNSLISDLEDTEDVIQESKTQDLNREWIEPLSPSEITDSNDGMSLSDISVCIDHVEREEIGMKPHDQSESHTVPLNSHEVPTHPIRPCNLVLGVTNERAVGEPKPFSEIKGQQQKLGECCMPSSPFEEFESIDALINSKKHILSSDSGHVVSAPCHGKAESRKERRLKRPKVSWRRRLLSESESEMEGSLLMDNVICVPQKKVLSSLTVTDDSSVIPKRRRHPTKWNRDNINRKKWLRSSDSDSEDNPCNVKHVSQKRMHSISTGVEDASNDSITSHNTTHSQSETEPSECEDTRINIPQLGRYSFESNSNHQFEYCKPSIYSDVTEESSDGSTVSVIHSKKAKTSRLTFECRKLTPTEDSKNDSTVLQHHPVYKDLQHSCEGPHIFPGVQCLLVGDWSTSTAPLEHKRKSQEPKLHKGQTSREKKTNRSLIQKTEESPKMPKTNLKTKSTKLELYSLPILKHKPYSEQTKTNKSDKTKFSNFKSNSESPVQKNCKRRDERTYEQMSSYPYSSKQKKECMTKGKNGKKKKNSLQKIKHFPTAQSNYLKQKIQLHWDKQMQFVSLTKQSLDIPCSPAEEKERKKEEREDMSAKQKSSGHIFPMKKKERVDKREEHQDTKEDKKTTCEPHKDQHKTVQTQSRYYVPKVQGSSSQRSPRTAMVAAPTPKSPEEQMGSVKKQLHSNWESSFYITPFRKRRRSGFSEEDPCPRPSPEKNSLSLNQQAREEATVKKEQQRKLEMVRRQGPIPCDKGQKPRRNSQEHVTPLMKKSILQAKSWTNAIHHKTPKDTRCSRHGTHEADKLPCSTIEGCYKWAEKQNRRSRDGKKVI, encoded by the exons ATGCTTCCTGCGTTAAACGAGTATTCCATGGCGACAGGCCATAGACATCCCATATCAGGGGAGTGGAACAACAGGGACAGACACCTATTAGACAGCAGGGAAATATATTGCCAAGACTATGATCCATGGTCCCATAACGAGAATGCAAACCAGTGGAACCAGGGACCATGCAGAACAGCAGACCATGAATTCTACAGAGATGTTCCAGTGATGTATCAACCAAACCCTCAGATGCCATATTTTCATGCATATCAACAGGACATTAGAACTTCCCAAAACTCCTCATTACAATGGCACAATATCTCTGGACCGTACAATCAGAGATTGCCAAACGTTACTGTGCATCACTCTGGACAGATGCTCCATTCAGTTTCGGGATGGAGCAACCATTGTTCCAGCCAGAGGAACTGGACCACTCAAGAAACATGTAATGCGCATTTGAAATCACGATCATATAAATGGAGATGGCATCATTTTTCAAACAAGCCCCCTAAGGGACATTTCAGAGGACCTGTCAGAGGACAGTCAAGGACACGTTCTAGAAGTCGGTGTGTTGTTGATTTAAGCAGTAGCTCCTGTGTAACAGTGAAGAGTAACGTTTCAACTTTGAACAGAAGTTCCCTGAAGATTCACTCTGTCAACACGGTTCCGTGTGATAAGACATCTGGAAAGTTGGCACCGCCTTCGCAGGAGGATCAGAGTGatttgctgcagctggctgacATGGGTTGTCTAAGGAATAACAAGCCTGACGTGAAGATACCAAACACTGAAAAAGACCCCGTTTGTCAAGAGCTTTCTCCCAGGACATCGTCAGTGTGCACTATGTCCAAACAGAGTGGCTTTTCCAGCCAGTACTTTCCCACAGACACTGGCACACCTGGACATAGCGTGTCGGTTTCAGCCACAGCACAACCCAGATGTTCAATGCCTGTCTGTGCTGTCACTGATTCGGCCCCCTCCGACACATTGGACCCCTCCCCTGTGGACCAGGATGTATCTGAAAAACAAATGATCTCCATCACCTTGATGGAATTAAAGTGGCTTAGACGAAGGATTGAGACAATATTCAGCCATGGGGAATATAACCTAAACCAAGATTTTGCTGTGGAGATAATGGACGTTTTACAACCAGGAAAAAGCACAAAGGGTTGTAGAGACGAGGACTCCCCTCTGTGTGTAGAGATCCAGTCCAACTCTCGGTGTATGGTAGTGAAGACAGGCCCTCTTTTCCCTCCACAAGTTGCAGTGGTTACCCCACTTGAACAACAGGTATCCTATGAGCATACAGAATCAGGGGTTAAAGTTCATGAAAGTGAACAGTTGTCAGTCGTTgacaaggagaggaggcaaTCAGAAAGTGGTGTGAAAAGGCAATTGGCACTTAAAAGCGTGTTGGAGAACAGTGATTGTTCATTCAAGGGAAGACCTTTTACTGCAAGTGGACTAGTGCCTGTTGAAGAGACTATTGTGAGTAAAGATAGTACTTGTGTTAGGCAGTGGAATTTAGGTGAAGTCAAGGAGAGAGTTATGGATATTTCCAGTGTTTCTTTCATTCAATACACACTATCCAAACTAAGGAAGATGATCGATGAGTTTGAGAGTTTAATCactccaaaggaaaacaaagaaaatgtaaaagATGCTctattgaatcttttttggggTGGGGATATTCAAAACTTACTGACGTTTAACAAGCGTGAGCTTGCAAAAGACATGGTGGATGCGCTACCCGTTCTATCGGAAGATGAGAATACAGTTATTCTCCAGGCCGTTAAGGGTGTAGAACTAGAGGAATTTTTGGATAGGTATCCCACCTTCAGACACAATGAGAACAACACTCCAGAGCACAAGTCCTCATGGTTGAATGTCAATGAGAGTGTAGATGACATAGACCATGATCCTGGTGTAGCCTGGTTACAGCATTTTATACCAAAGGGATTAGAGGCAGAAACTATATTTATAAAGCATCAGGTAGAGACTAACACAGTGGCGGAAACAGAAAGAGGGGAGACCGAGAGTGAGATGCAGACCGACACACCAACAGGGGTAGAGACAGATCCAAAAGCACAGACAGGAAGAAAAACAGAAATACTGAAAGAGGCAGAGACTGATATGAACATAGAGATGGGTGTAGAAATGCATGTAGAAAAGGACTCACAGACTGAGGCAGTAACCAAAGTAAATGGGGCCCGTAAGACAAAGAGAATAGACCTTCTGCCAGAGTCACTCATAGCATCAGAAAAAGACCATATTTCACACTCGATCTGTCCTATTAAAATAACTTGCCTTAACACTGAGGTTGCCAAGAAGGTGTTTGACCAGCTCCAAGAGAACTCAACCTGCAATATTGACTCAAGTGTGCTCCTCTCTGGAATCAATGGAAGAAATACAACATCTTCGCTCAATGAAGAGCAAATTATGAACCACAAGGATACACTGGGTCTTCTGTCATCTCAAGAAGAACCAGAATCATCGGGGACGGGTAAAGAACCTGCAGTCCTGCAGTCCTCCTGCTGCTCATATCTCATTGAGACTCCTGATGGTTTTGAGTTGGCATTAAATACTGAGGGCCTGACAAAGAGTTCCTCAGAGTTCCAAGATAGAGAACTTCGCATCATACCGGTCGCTGAGTACTTCTTGCTAGATAATAGTCTAATTTCTGACCTAGAGGACACTGAGGATGTTATCCAGGAGTCAAAGACACAGGATTTGAATAGAGAATGGATAGAGCCTCTTTCACCCAGTGAAATCACTGACTCAAATGATGGGATGTCCCTGTCAGACATCAGTGTGTGCATTGaccatgtggagagagaggaaattggCATGAAGCCTCATGACCAGTCTGAATCTCATACGGTACCTCTGAATTCACATGAAGTACCCACACATCCCATCAGGCCATGTAATCTTGTCTTGGGTGTCACCAATGAACGTGCAGTGGGAGAACCTAAGCCTTTTTCAGAGATAAAGGGCCAACAGCAGAAGCTCGGCGAGTGCTGTATGCCAAGTTCTCCTTTCGAAGAGTTTGAGTCCATCGATGCATTGATAAATTCAAAAAAACACATATTGAGTTCTGATTCAGGACATGTAGTATCTGCTCCATGCCATGGTAAAGCAGAGTCCCGCAAGGAACGAAGGCTAAAGAGACCAAAGGTCTCATGGAGAAGGAGACTGCTGTCAGAATCTGAGTCTGAGATGGAAGGCAGTTTGCTCATGGACAACGTTATTTGTGTTCCCCAGAAGAAAGTACTGTCCAGTTTGACAGTGACTGATGACAGCTCTGTCATTccgaagaggaggagacatccAACTAAATGGAATAGGGACAATATCAACAGGAAGAAGTGGCTACGttcttctgattctgattctgaggacAATCCATGCAATGTGAAACATGTTTCTCAGAAGAGGATGCATTCAATTTCAACTGGCGTAGAAGATGCATCAAATGATTCCATAACATCACACAATACAACCCATTCTCAGTCTGAGACAGAACCCTCTGAATGTGAAGATACAAGGATAAATATACCTCAGCTAGGGAGATACTCTTTTGAATCAAATTCTAACCATCAGTTTGAGTACTGTAAACCAAGTATATATTCCGATGTGACAGAAGAAAGCTCAGATGGTTCCACAGTGTCAGTGATTCACAGTAAAAAAGCAAAGACGTCAAGACTGACATTTGAATGTCGGAAACTAACCCCAACTGAGGACAGTAAAAATGATTCAACAGTGTTGCAGCACCACCCTGTGTACAAAGATTTGCAACATAGCTGTGAAGGCCCACACATTTTTCCTGGGGTCCAGTGCCTCCTTGTGGGGGACTGGTCAACCTCCACTGCTCCTCTGGAACACAAAAGAAAATCACAGGAGCCAAAACTCCATAAGGGCCAGACCTCAAGAGAGAAGAAAACGAACAGGTCTCTCATTCAAAAGACTGAGGAATCCCCCAAAATGCCAAAGACAAATTTGAAGACAAAATCCACAAAGCTTGAACTATACAGTCTTCCCATCCTTAAACACAAGCCTTATAGTGAACAAACAAAGACAAATAAGAGTGATAAGACAAAGTTCTCTAACTTTAAATCCAATTCTGAATCTCCTGTTCAGAAGAACTGTAaacggagagatgagaggacgtATGAGCAGATGTCCTCTTACCCCTATTCATCTAAGCAGAAAAAAGAGTGTATGACAAAGGGAAagaatggcaaaaaaaaaaaaaactcactaCAGAAAATCAAACATTTCCCAACAGCTCAATCCAATTACTTAAAGCAAAAGATACAGCTCCACTGGGACAAACAAATGCAATTTGTGTCGCTCACAAAGCAAAGTCTTGACAtcccctgttctcctgcagaggagaaggaacggaagaaagaagagagggaggatatgAGCGCTAAGCAGAAGTCCTCTGGCCATATATTTCCtatgaagaagaaagagagggtagATAAGAGAGAAGAGCATCAGGATACAAAGGAAGATAAGAAAACAACATGTGAGCCTCACAAAGACCAACATAAGACCGTACAAACTCAAAGTAGGTATTATGTACCAAAAGTACAGGGCTCCAGCAGTCAGAGGAGTCCCAGAACAGCAATGGTAGCTGCCCCCACACCCAAGAGCCCCGAAGAGCAGATGGGCTCAGTGAAGAAGCAGTTGCATTCTAATTGGGAGAGCAGCTTCTATATAACTCCATTCAGGAAGCGAAGGCGATCAGGATTCAGTGAAGAAGACCCCTGCCCTCGGCCTAGTCCAGAGAAGAATAGCTTAAGCCTAAATCAACAGGCGAGGGAGGAAGCAACTGTCAAAAAAGAACAGCAGAGAAAATTAGAAATGGTGAGGAGACAAGGACCAATCCCATGTGACAAAGGACAGAAACCAAGGCGCAATTCCCAGGAGCATGTCACCCCACTGATGAAGAAGAGTATACTGCAGGCTAAGTCATGGACGAACGCCATCCACCACAAAACGCCGAAAGACACCCGATGCAGTAGACATGGCACTCACGAGGCAGACAAACTGC CGTGCAGCACCATAGAAGGGTGTTACAAGTGGGCTGAGAAGCAGAATAGAAGGTCAAGGGATGGAAAAAAAGTAATATGA